One genomic segment of Terriglobales bacterium includes these proteins:
- a CDS encoding ATP-binding protein, whose product VMFATPRAQALNRPLGEVMPAEFAEEFYRGRQTPGIRNLYKFRMASPAGEMRITNIAIAPLVSRTFEPIGRLIILDDITERVDLEAQLSQADKMSSIGLLAAGVAHEVNTPLAVISSYAQMLAKQVQRDPRQTELLEKITRQTFRASEIVNSLLNFSRTSATEFTDVDLNKVVRDTLTLLEHQLRQSRVQVDMQLTDALVPIYGNFGKLQQVFLNLFLNARDAMPEGGTLSVSTSNGDAARVSVRDTGMGIAQEHITRIYDPFFTTKNGAAGAQPRGTGLGLSVTYGIIQEHAGKIRVESRPGEGTAFHLEFPLVRKAVRV is encoded by the coding sequence GTGATGTTCGCCACCCCGCGGGCCCAGGCCCTCAACCGCCCATTGGGCGAAGTGATGCCCGCCGAATTCGCCGAGGAGTTCTACCGCGGCCGCCAGACCCCCGGCATCCGCAACCTGTACAAGTTCCGCATGGCGTCGCCGGCAGGCGAGATGCGCATCACCAACATCGCCATCGCGCCACTGGTCTCGCGCACCTTCGAGCCCATCGGCCGGCTGATCATCCTGGACGACATCACCGAGCGCGTGGACCTGGAAGCGCAGCTCTCCCAGGCCGACAAGATGTCGTCCATCGGCCTGCTGGCGGCGGGCGTGGCCCACGAGGTCAATACCCCGCTGGCCGTCATCTCCTCCTACGCCCAGATGCTGGCCAAGCAGGTGCAGCGCGACCCCCGGCAGACGGAGCTGCTGGAGAAGATCACGCGCCAGACCTTCCGCGCCTCGGAGATTGTCAACAGCCTGCTGAACTTCTCCCGCACCAGCGCCACCGAGTTCACCGACGTGGACCTCAACAAGGTGGTGCGTGACACGCTCACGCTGCTCGAGCACCAGCTCAGGCAGTCCCGCGTGCAGGTGGACATGCAGCTCACCGACGCGCTGGTGCCCATCTACGGCAATTTCGGCAAGCTGCAGCAGGTGTTCCTCAACCTGTTCCTGAACGCGCGCGACGCCATGCCCGAAGGCGGCACGCTCTCCGTCTCCACTTCGAACGGCGACGCCGCGCGGGTCAGCGTGCGCGACACCGGCATGGGCATCGCCCAGGAGCACATCACCCGCATCTACGACCCGTTCTTCACCACCAAGAACGGCGCCGCCGGCGCCCAGCCCCGCGGCACCGGCCTCGGCCTCTCCGTGACTTACGGCATCATTCAGGAGCATGCGGGGAAGATCCGCGTGGAGAGCCGGCCGGGCGAGGGCACCGCGTTCCACCTGGAATTCCCGCTGGTAAGGAAGGCTGTCCGTGTCTGA